The region GTttgataaatactcttgaatgaagaatgaaattCTAAGAAAGGAGAATTTGTGAAATCCCTGTTAATTTGCATGGTCTAGTATCAGATTTGAGGGtatgtgcgtgcatgtgtgtgtgtgtgtaggttggGAGGTAGGGTGGAGGGCTGATGTGGAGAGGTAAAATATTGCCAACGGATTGGACATTTTCAGTTCGGGTTGTGTTTGAAGGGCGGAAGCTGTGAGAACGTCATCATATATCCTCAAATACCATCCTGTAGGTATTAACGTGGAGCAGCTGCCGTATGGAATGCAGACCCCGAGCTATCCCAAAATGAGCCTCCTGGACGGCGTGTGCCAGGCTTCGCCCGTCCCCAGCCTGCTAGGTTCAGAACATGAGTTTCATCTGTATTCGAAGTCACgactggacacagtcagtgtgaACTACTGCTCGGTGAACCAGGACTTCCCCAGAAACAGTTTGAATCTACTCATCAGTAATTCTGGTAAGATTTGAGGGGTTCATTTATGCAtctctgtttgatggggagaacCACTTTTCAGGCTCCAATAATAGAGGCGGAATGCCCTGATGATTTAAGATTTTCATTTGGTGAGCCTAAACTGGAGTTAGGccttgggctgggagtcagaaatgtgTCCACCCACTGACTTCTGAGTGACCCTAAGCCAGCCGCTGTATCTCTGTGGTCAACTCTTCCATCTATAAATTGGAAACAGCCACCAGGCACCTCCCTTCCTTACTCGGATGCATAAAGATGTAAGTCATAAAAGCCTGGGGAAGAGGAATCTGGGTCACAGTAAAGGACTCTGGCATCCTCAGGTGGACACAGTATAATAAACAGCAGGGCAAGGAATCTGTCTTCCaggaataagaatgatgatgataatagtaacagtaatgatagtggtatttgttacactcttactgtgtgccaagcactatgctaagtgctaggggggaGCTACAAACGCAATCAGATCGCGTCGcacaagtccctgacccacatggggctcccggtcaaagggggagagaaaacaggtatttgatcctcattttccagaggagggaacagagatacagagaaatttaatgacttgcctaaggtgaacCAGCAGGCCaaggatggatctgggattagaactcaggtctcccggctcccgatcccacgttctatccactaggccaagctgcttctcaagaacagcCAAGTGCCATGTGTAGTCAGAAGTCTCCCGAGTGAAAGATCGACCGGCGCTCCTCTCGAGCGGCATCCGGCCCGATTGTCTTTGGGAGGTAAAATGGGTCACTTTGTCATCTTCTGCAGGGAAGCTCCGAGAGCCCGACTCGAGTGACAGTGGCACGGAAAGCTTCGAGAGCTCCGATTCGATGCTCCAGTCCTGGAGCAGCCAATCGTCGCTGTTGGATGTCCAGCGGGTGCCTTCCTTCGAGAGCTTCGAAGAAGACTGTGGCCAGCCCCTGTGCCTGAGCAAGCCGACCATGTCTTTCAAGGATTACATTCAAGAAAGAAGTGACCCGGTGGAGCAAGGCAAACCAGTTATACCAGCAGCCATTCTGGCCGGCTTTACAGGTGAGTGTTGTAATTTACTCTACCTGGGTCGTCGAAATCTTGTTTGTTTGCTCTCCTCGTGCCCTGCATGGCTGCCTTTCCATGTTTGTGAAGGGTGTTTCTCGTCCGGGACGTTATTATTTACATTCCTGAGTTGATGCGTGACCTGTTCCAACCCTGAATTCTCAAAATGCAAATAGGCCTAGAATTTTCGGGTATGTAAAAGCCAAGTGGAATAGGCCAAAATCTACGGTGTGTTTTCGTCTGGCTTCTTTTCTGCCactctgaggagaaggaggatgaggatgaggacgaGGGGGCTCGGAGAGCTTTTAGGTTTGGCGCTGTGTGGAACTGACTCAGCCATAGAAGAATTTCAAAGAAAGCCAGCTGTCAGCCTGGAAGACCCAAGGGAGGATGGCAGAGCCAGTTTCAAATAATCAAGGGAAGATTGACCCTATTTTTGTCAGCAAAGTGGTGGTCTGGACCTAATTTTAAAGTCTTGTTTTAGAGAATTTTTATTCCAGAAACAAATTGGTTTTTTCTGCCTTGTCTGTTTTCGGATCCCTCACTAACTAGGGCCACACCAGtgctcagtttccacctctgtccTCGAGCATATGGCCTCATCATCATTTTCCGCTGGTCAGGTGCTGCCATTTCAGGATAAAGATCTGTACAGACGAGCTCCCTTATTGCTACGATAAGGCCGGGCATGCATCCCTGccatctctccatccaaaggggGAAGCCAAACACGATTCCACACAGAAACGAGGGTTTTGAGAATTGAATCCCAACCAGAAGTCTGCCTCAACCGGACCGCGGTGTCCGTAGAGGAGGTTAAGGCTGAGAGCAGTGGGTCCTGACTTCCCTTTCCTGCGGGGCTATACAGATCCAAGGATCACGAGGAAAGGTTTCTTGGGAATGTTGTTtgtcagaggtaataataatgttggtatttaggatACACATAAAGGGCGAGGCCACTTTTCCTGTTTTCACAAACCGGCCCAATGAGAGATCTGTGATTTTTACCTCCCCCTCGTCGACGGAGGTCGGCTCAGAGTCATGGGCACCAGCGTTATAGACTCGGCTTGCGCCACTAGTAAAAGCTTAAGCACGTGTatcttatcattattagtaataataattatcactacaactaataataatagtggtatttgttaaaacacagttctaagccccggggtagcgacaagataattagtttagGCACAACCCccacccacacggggctcacagtctaaggtggagagagaacaggtattgaatccccattttacagatgaggaaactgaagtacagcgAAGTGAAGGGACATGTCCtgggtcacccagaagataaatgcgaagagctgggattaggatccggttcctctgactcccgggcccgtgctctactcttAAGCCTCTGTGCCGCGCGGACATTAGGTAATGACTCTTGACTGGGTGAAAAATGTTGTAATACtgaattttctctcttcttttcttccaggAAGTGGACCTATCCAACTCTGGCAGTTCCTTCTAGAATTACTCACTGACAAATCTTGTCAGTCATTTATTAGCTGGACTGGAGATGGATGGGAGTTTAAGCTTGCTGACCCAGATGAGGTATGGAAGCAGTTAAAAGGATTCAAAGGCAAAGGGATGTTTCTGAGCTTTAACTCACTTGGCTGAATGATGTAGAAGCTTGTTGGGCCGGTCAAGAAAATGCTTCaggaatttaattttaaaataagcCTTCCTCTTCAGTCCTTTGTTGATAGGAAGGTCGAAGAGTCACACagagattatttttttaaagcgtCTGAAGGCCGATCATGAGCATCCACAGAAACAAGTCAGTCAGCGGCACTTTCTTGAgacctgctgtatgcagagcgctgcacgAGGCCTCACTGTGAATTCCAATATCAGGAGGCCAGGTTTCTAGACCCAGCTGTGCCCCTGGCCTtctaggtgacctcgggcaggtcacttaaccttcctgggcctcagcttcctcctctgtaaaatggggataattatcTCTGCTGCCCCCCCTCCGtcccagggatgttgtgaggagagaaggagatgtgaaagaattttggaaaaatataaaaaaacacTATTCCACAAATAAGGACAGGGAACAAAAGACCAAGTTATGGCCCTTAGCCTCTAGGCGCTCTTAGTGCTGAGGATAGAATGCCCAGGTTGGAGAGACACCATTTCGGGTCACTGTGTGGGCTCCTGTCCTCCCGTTCCTCCTTCCATACGAATCTATCCTCTTGAATTAAACTCTTCAATTCTGCCCCGTGAGTTGGTGGCCAAGACACTGATCTAACGGGTCCCCGAAGCCTCGACCGCAGTTTCTTAGTAACGGATGTTACCACCGGATGGTTGAAGAGGCAACTCACCTTAACCCTTTGCCTATCTCATCCCTCTTCCCTAGGTGGCCCGgcgatggggaaggaggaaaaacaagccGAAAATGAACTACGAGAAGCTGAGCCGGGGTCTCCGCTACTACTATGACAAGAACATCATTCACAAGACGTCCGGAAAGCGCTACGTCTACCGCTTTGTCTGCGACCTCCAGAACCTGCTCGGGTACACGGCGGAAGAACTGCACGCCATGCTAGGGGTGCAGCCGGACACGGAGGACTGAGCAGACCGATCGCACCCGAACCGGATGTAGGTCGTGTGTGAGTCGGTACTGTGGACCTGGGGCCCGGCTTCCGGCCGTTCGAGGTGGGGCGCCGCTGAGAAATAAGGAACATTAGAAAGGAAGTGATTCGGTGAAGCCGGGGGGAGGTCGGAAGGAAGCGGCGGCCTCAGTTCGACGGACTCCGCTGCTCTGGCCGAGGCTGCCTCGTTCTCcacgcggggcccggggcggaaaTGCTCTTGGCGATGATGTTCGGAAATGAAGGTGGCGTGAGTTGGTGGGAACTGTTGAATCGGTACATCGCAAGGCTTCTTGGAACTTAGCCCAAAGGTGGCCTGAAAAGATAGGCTGGAAGAGCTACCTGGAGCTAAAGCAGACTGGAAGGGAAGATTGTTCAGACTTTCCACCGTTTTGATGGGGCAGATGCATGCTGGTTAGGTGCCCCGACGTTGTGGCCTTTTGGAACCAGGTGGAGGAAAATGCAAAAACATTTCCTTCGAGGGgggagtgaggaaaaaaaaatcacaccattTCAAAGGTCCTTTTGTGTATATTATCGTAATCTTATGGTTGTTATTGGAAACAATCCTATTTAACAAAAATTTGTATATTGTAATTTAAACTAATTATATAAGCGTGTTTGAAACAGGAAGAATGCAAACATATCCAGTGTTTATTCTACGTTTTCAGTCGCACATACAGCATTTTATAAATATTTGATCTGCCAGGGTCAGGCGGGGAGAGGtcggaaagtgcttagtacatgcccaCGCTGGATGCCTGCAGGAAAACAAATCTAGATGGACTTGGTTGAGTTTTCTACCATGACCATATCTGGCAAAGACTTTGTACATTTTGGCCTTTTTACAAGAAGCTAATATTATTGTTTGTGCAGAACTGAACTTTTTGTCTTTCTCTTCTAATGGAAAATGTAAAGTTAATAGatataaaatgggtatttttcTTGATAAACAGCATATGTTTTCCATTCTTACGCATGGCCTTTTAAATCGGCTTATATGCAAACCATATTTTATGTTTCAGTTTCAGtatatttcttctccctccctcccgacccGTCCCGACTCGTTACTCCCCTTGTGCCTTCCGTCCCCAATTCATTCTGTATGATTAAAATAGGAATTCTATTTTTGGAACTATGTGACTCCTTTTCAGAGATCAGGAGGGATTTATGTAGCAGCTATTTTTACTGCAAAAAGACCAACAACAGCAAAACAATTCACTGGAAAAATGTAATTTGTAAGAAAGCTTTATTTTTATCTCAGCTCAGTGTAAACATATTGTGCATTGCAAGAGGTTTCCACAGAATCCGTTGTTTATTAAAACCTCTTGAATGGAAGAAAAGTTTGTTCAATCTCTGATCACTCTAAAATGTCTCAGGCACTTTCCTGGGGTGGAATGAGCTCTGCTCAAGGTCCACAGTCAGATGTCCATAGAAGACCAGAGgccaggcaagaggaagaccGGTTGTTAAAAGATTTTGGGTACACTGGCAAAGGCACAAAGGAAAAAGATGGGTCTCTGATCGAAAGCAAGCCCCGGTGTGAGTTTCAACAGACTAACTCGGGCTGGTCCTTGGAGCCTTGACTTCACGGATGCAAACTAGAAGCTCTGATCGTGCATCGGCGGACCGGAAGGCACCGCACATCATGGCTTCTCGGCACCCGTCACAGCCTCTGGACTCCCAgcaggctcctggaggagggtgaggattCCGGTGTCCTCAGTCCCTGTCTTCCGGGAGCTGTGCTTGAGTCACCTCGCCCTTGGGTGTGTCTTAAGCATTCAGGTGTCTGGCTAAGGGTGAAGATGAAGAGTAGCGAAGACACCTGGGTtatgccctccaggagtttatagtccagcgGAGCCAAGCAAGCAGGCCCAGACAAGACCGAGTGCGATCGGTTTAAGGATGGTTTTCCCCCAAGGCCCCGTTCAGCGGGATCTGGAAACGCAGACCCAACGTAGGGAGCTCTCTGCACCGGCCACACCCAGCTCCCTGCAGCTCTGGGGATCCCCCACAGTTATGTCACTCTCAAAAAATCTGAGTTCGGAATTGacaatctcacacacacacaggaccAAGTCAGTGTGGAAGGAGTGTCGCCCTCTGgctatttcattttaaaagtttTGTGGCCTTTTCAATTTTCGCATCTGTGCCCGGTTAGACCACAACTAAAAGATGCTCTGCCCCTCAAAGGGACCACCCACATGACATTATTCTGAAATTCTTTTTCCCAAAACACATTATTCTCttgtcttctcctttccctctttcccaccatTCATCAATGTCATCACCCCCTCCCTATGATTGCCTTCTCCGAGACGGTTCCCACGGTACGCAGAGAAGAGACCGTGGGCAATGTCCAGCCACCAATAGGCTCACGGTTCCCCATAGATAGATTTCCACAACCAGCCCACAGAAATACAACAGGAACTGGAAAGAGCTTATTAACATCTGACAGAGGATCTGGTAtctgccagtggaaagagcttagtaaCATCTGCCAGTGGCTAAGACTTATCAGGGCtaggcagagctggggctggaaAGAGGACATGGTGAGGTCTTGTCTCCCAGATCCAGCCCAGGCAGAAATCTATTCCAAAAgacctctccctacctcagactTATTTGGCatgtattcaattcatcactatttatggagcatctactgggtgcagagcactctattagctGCTTGAGGgcatgcagtaaaaaaaaaagacaagatccctacccttgaagagcttacagttcagtgTAATCTTGCCACCTATTTTACAGCCATTCTCTTTGCCCTTAAAAACGGTCGTTTCCTATGAGTTCAAAATGGCATTACAGAGTTTATAATTGTCATAGTATGAAGTAATCCCAAGACTTGACAAAAtattttttggcttttttcttAAGCACACAATCTGCAATTTCCAAAAGCCTCATCCAGTGAACCAGCGGGTTCTAAGCTGCCTTCCGTGACAGCAAATTGGAGACCCTCATGCCCTAAAAGCAGTCTATGTGgtcagacatgttctctgcacaTGGAGCCTgcaggcagtgggaaagaagatCAGTGGAAAGGGGTTGAGGAGGCCTTAAACCTGGGGACTGGTGGGAGTTATGGCCCCATGAAACAGACGTCAACTAGGAGGCCTGAGAGagttggggagtggagaggatgCAAAGAAATCCCAGCACTGGAAGCCTCACTGGAGGGACCAAGAAAGCAGAGAATTATCAGGAAAGGAGTCAGAGACCCAAAATGGAGAGGCTAGAGAAAGCTAGACGTCAAGTCTCCCTGTAGGTTATTGGCAAGGTTCCGGCTGGTCTCTACAAAAAGGTCAACTGTCTTGAAGCAGTTTATCTTGGCCCCAAGGTGGCTGTCACTCAGCATCAGGAAGACAGGCCTGCCTCTAACCGATTCGCTTCTCACTGAACGAGTGGACTTTTCGTCGCCAAGGCCAGACCTGCCCCACTGACCGTGAAAGGGGCCCAGCCAGGGCTATTGTTGGATACCGTTTCCACTgtttacagtgccaagcactgtagtaagggatggggaaacagaagacaaatcaggtcagacaaagtccctgtcctattagAGACCTACacactaagtgggagggagaaaaggtatcaaatccccattatacaggtgaggaaactgagacagagaagttaagcgaattgcccaaggtcacacaggcaagtggcagatctgggattagaacccaagtcctccaactctcagTCCTGGAGGGTGCAAGAAGCATAGGGAACATGCATGAGTGACCTCTGTCTCGCCCATCCTGGGCTTCCACATAGGGTCAGCCCAGCTAAGAGGCAGTTCCACTCTCAGGGATTCACCCACTGTCTTTGCTTGGGGTACTTTCACCAGGTCTGAAAAAACATCTTGCAAGTATCCTCTCTGGAATTAAACGGTGCCTCATCAGG is a window of Ornithorhynchus anatinus isolate Pmale09 chromosome 18, mOrnAna1.pri.v4, whole genome shotgun sequence DNA encoding:
- the ETS2 gene encoding protein C-ets-2 — its product is MSDFGIKNMDQVAPVSNSFRGTLKRQPAFDTFDCPNSLFAGFFPSLNEEQTLQEVPTGLDSISPEPSNCELPLLTPCSKAVMSQALKATFNGFTKEQCRLGIPNNPWLWTEEQVCQWLFWATNEFSLMDVNFQRFVMNGQVLCNLGKERFLELAPDFVGDILWEHLEQMIKENQEKTQDQYLENSHLTSVPHWISSNSLGINVEQLPYGMQTPSYPKMSLLDGVCQASPVPSLLGSEHEFHLYSKSRLDTVSVNYCSVNQDFPRNSLNLLISNSGKLREPDSSDSGTESFESSDSMLQSWSSQSSLLDVQRVPSFESFEEDCGQPLCLSKPTMSFKDYIQERSDPVEQGKPVIPAAILAGFTGSGPIQLWQFLLELLTDKSCQSFISWTGDGWEFKLADPDEVARRWGRRKNKPKMNYEKLSRGLRYYYDKNIIHKTSGKRYVYRFVCDLQNLLGYTAEELHAMLGVQPDTED